Proteins from one Oscillatoria sp. FACHB-1406 genomic window:
- a CDS encoding serine/threonine-protein kinase has protein sequence MLHIGEILRDRYQLEEQLSENEIHSIWRAKDLAVEDPARESVLVKLLALGGNVQWDRLKLFEREAQILQGIDHPQIPKYRDYFSIDDRALWFGLVEDYIPGLSLKEWLSRSKTFTQPEVRQLAIALLKILIYLHELSPPVLHRDIKPSNIIIGEDKRPYLVDFGAVQNQSSVEGATFTVVGSYGYTPMEQFGGRAVPASDLYALGATLIHLLTGTSPADLPVENFRLQFSHRASLSPDFARWLEKLIEPDLKQRFSSAREALDTLKAGLKPSVEEDSRLTGVAFKNNSGCGIKADIEVPEAIKGWNWGAFFLPYFWPLSNRVWIGLLACIPNIGWIMAFFLGSKGNEWAWKSRRWRSIEQFKAHQRGWAIAGMFIGIPMAWMYMYFIVTLLHWRK, from the coding sequence ATGCTGCATATCGGAGAAATTCTACGCGATCGCTATCAACTCGAAGAACAACTCAGCGAAAACGAGATTCACTCGATCTGGCGGGCGAAAGATTTAGCTGTCGAGGATCCCGCCCGCGAGTCCGTCCTCGTTAAGCTGCTTGCCCTAGGTGGTAACGTTCAATGGGATCGCCTCAAACTCTTCGAGCGCGAAGCCCAAATTTTGCAAGGCATCGATCATCCCCAAATCCCCAAATATCGAGATTACTTTTCCATTGACGATCGCGCCTTGTGGTTCGGCCTCGTCGAAGATTATATCCCCGGTCTGTCCCTGAAAGAATGGCTGTCGCGCAGTAAAACCTTTACCCAGCCCGAAGTTCGTCAACTCGCGATCGCACTCCTCAAAATTCTCATCTATCTCCACGAACTCAGTCCGCCCGTCCTCCATCGCGACATCAAACCCAGCAACATCATCATCGGCGAAGACAAACGCCCCTACCTCGTCGATTTCGGTGCAGTACAAAATCAATCTAGCGTTGAAGGTGCAACCTTTACCGTCGTCGGCAGTTACGGTTACACGCCAATGGAACAGTTTGGCGGACGCGCCGTTCCCGCCTCCGATTTATATGCCCTCGGCGCAACGCTCATTCACCTGCTGACGGGAACCTCTCCCGCCGATCTCCCCGTTGAAAACTTCCGCCTGCAATTTTCCCATCGCGCCAGTCTCAGTCCCGATTTTGCTCGCTGGTTGGAAAAACTCATCGAACCCGATCTCAAGCAGCGTTTTTCCAGCGCGCGCGAAGCCTTAGATACCCTGAAAGCGGGTTTGAAACCGAGTGTAGAAGAAGACTCGCGCCTGACTGGAGTTGCATTTAAAAACAATTCCGGTTGCGGTATCAAAGCCGATATCGAAGTTCCAGAAGCGATTAAAGGCTGGAACTGGGGCGCATTTTTCTTACCCTACTTTTGGCCGCTTAGCAATCGCGTCTGGATTGGACTACTCGCCTGCATTCCTAACATTGGTTGGATAATGGCATTTTTCTTAGGTTCCAAGGGAAATGAATGGGCTTGGAAAAGTCGGCGCTGGCGCAGTATCGAACAGTTTAAAGCGCATCAACGCGGCTGGGCGATCGCGGGGATGTTTATTGGCATTCCAATGGCTTGGATGTATATGTACTTCATCGTCACACTCCTCCATTGGAGGAAATAG
- a CDS encoding CCA tRNA nucleotidyltransferase, which translates to MSVPSTLSALSPTTWPFSLDLLPQPVHLVGGAVRDALLERRADYLDLDFIIPTDAVATASSIAKRYQAGFVILDAERQIARVVFEGATADFAQQEGNSLEADLRRRDYTINAIAYDPRDRAWIDPLNGMKDVRKRLIRMVSKANLQDDPLRLLRAYRQAAQLDFSIHSRTRAALRQLAPQLQTVAAERVRVELGYLLGCAEGGKWLKEAWEDGLFDFWLEGTQQENFEQIKQVEQCAWLLGRIWQELDRLLDEKLTLQALSWESLAKLACLVSSDPAIAQAQLEKLKYSRSEIRAVTVAIKHLPRLLRSRDVPLNLREQYHLFQEVDRAFPMLGLLTVAVAAQKGILQETTAVGTIAPLINRYLDPHDLVAHPQPLISGTELMAALQLSPSPAIGKLLLEIQIAAIEGRISTPKEALDFAATLLN; encoded by the coding sequence ATGTCTGTTCCCTCTACCTTATCCGCTCTCTCCCCCACGACTTGGCCGTTCAGCCTCGATTTGCTACCGCAACCCGTCCATCTCGTTGGGGGTGCGGTGCGGGATGCCTTGCTAGAACGCCGTGCCGACTATTTGGATCTCGATTTTATTATTCCGACTGATGCGGTAGCAACGGCGAGTTCGATTGCCAAGCGCTACCAAGCGGGGTTTGTGATTCTCGATGCCGAACGGCAAATCGCGCGGGTGGTGTTTGAGGGGGCAACCGCAGACTTTGCCCAACAGGAGGGGAATAGCTTAGAAGCAGACTTGCGACGGCGCGACTATACCATCAATGCGATCGCTTACGACCCCCGCGATCGCGCCTGGATCGATCCGCTCAACGGCATGAAAGATGTGCGCAAGCGCTTGATTCGTATGGTGTCGAAGGCAAACTTGCAAGACGATCCCTTGCGCTTGCTGCGCGCCTACCGCCAAGCCGCGCAACTCGACTTTTCTATTCACTCTCGGACGCGCGCCGCCCTGCGCCAACTCGCACCCCAACTCCAAACCGTCGCCGCCGAACGAGTGCGGGTTGAGTTGGGGTATTTGTTAGGCTGTGCGGAGGGGGGAAAATGGTTAAAAGAAGCTTGGGAAGACGGGTTGTTCGATTTTTGGTTGGAAGGGACGCAGCAAGAAAACTTCGAGCAAATTAAACAAGTCGAACAATGTGCTTGGCTGCTGGGAAGAATTTGGCAAGAATTAGACCGATTGTTGGATGAAAAGTTGACTTTGCAGGCGCTGTCTTGGGAGTCTCTGGCGAAGTTGGCTTGTTTAGTTTCTTCCGATCCTGCGATCGCTCAAGCGCAGTTGGAAAAGTTAAAGTATTCTCGATCGGAAATTCGCGCGGTTACGGTTGCGATTAAACACCTACCGCGCTTGTTGAGATCGCGAGACGTTCCTCTGAACTTACGAGAGCAATATCACCTGTTTCAAGAAGTCGATCGCGCTTTTCCGATGCTGGGATTGTTAACCGTTGCTGTCGCCGCCCAAAAAGGCATTCTTCAAGAAACCACCGCCGTCGGAACGATCGCGCCTTTAATTAACCGCTATCTCGATCCTCACGATCTTGTCGCCCACCCTCAACCTTTAATATCGGGAACGGAATTGATGGCAGCTTTGCAACTTTCTCCTTCTCCGGCGATCGGAAAATTGCTGCTAGAAATTCAAATTGCCGCGATCGAAGGGCGCATTTCTACCCCCAAAGAAGCGTTAGACTTTGCAGCGACCTTACTCAATTGA
- a CDS encoding NAD(P)H-quinone oxidoreductase subunit F: MTHVFSQSVWLVPCYSLLGIILSLFWSPGVIKRTGPRPAGYVNAVLTFIGLIHSTFALREVWNQPPRYETFHWFQAADLSLNLDIEISSVTVGALVLIMGLNIAAIIYAIGYMEMDWGWGRFFALLAFFEAGMCSLVLCNSLFFSYVVLEILTLGTYMLIGLWFNQSLVVTGARDAFLTKRVGDLILLMGVVALLPVAGTWNYEKLGEWAKTATVDPTVLTLITLALIAGPLGKCAQFPLHLWLDEAMEGPLPATILRNTVVVSTGAWVLIKLQPVFAISPVALNAMIWIGSVTAVGAALVAIAQIDIKRSLSYSVSAYMGLIFIAVGTEQDNIALVLLLTYSVAMAILVMSIGGIVWNNITQDLTKYGGLWSRRPISGLCYLVGAASIVSLPPFGCFWAFSQLANNLWNQGHPVLVGVMVLVNALTAFSTGREFCTVFGGKPTAMTLRSPEGLWPLVLPMTVMAGFALHLPLILQQFNLLPSLETILTPVTAVLVAAAIAGAGLAAFIYLNDSIPKPIELPFKAVQDFFAYDLYTAEFYRLTVVSAVGLISTLIYWVDRFIVDGIVNLVGLATNFSGQTLKYNVSGQTQFYVLSILLGVAVLGVVVCYPLLSGISLVFAH, encoded by the coding sequence ATGACTCACGTTTTTAGCCAGAGTGTCTGGCTAGTCCCTTGCTATTCCCTTTTGGGTATTATTCTTTCCCTATTCTGGTCGCCGGGAGTCATTAAGCGAACCGGACCGAGACCGGCGGGCTATGTGAATGCCGTGTTAACATTTATCGGCTTGATTCACAGTACCTTCGCCCTGCGAGAAGTTTGGAATCAGCCCCCTCGGTACGAAACCTTCCATTGGTTTCAAGCCGCAGATTTAAGCCTTAACTTAGATATTGAAATCTCCTCCGTTACGGTTGGGGCGTTGGTTCTGATTATGGGCTTGAATATCGCGGCGATAATTTATGCGATCGGCTACATGGAAATGGATTGGGGCTGGGGTAGATTTTTCGCCCTTCTCGCCTTCTTTGAAGCCGGGATGTGTTCGCTGGTGCTGTGCAACTCCCTGTTTTTCAGCTATGTCGTGCTGGAAATCTTAACCCTCGGCACTTATATGCTTATCGGGCTGTGGTTTAACCAGTCGTTGGTGGTAACGGGGGCGCGAGATGCCTTTTTAACCAAACGGGTGGGAGACTTGATTCTGCTGATGGGAGTTGTTGCCCTTCTCCCGGTAGCAGGAACTTGGAACTACGAGAAGTTAGGCGAGTGGGCGAAAACGGCAACTGTAGATCCGACCGTATTGACCTTAATCACCTTAGCTTTAATCGCCGGACCGCTGGGGAAATGCGCCCAATTCCCGCTGCACCTGTGGCTGGATGAAGCAATGGAGGGACCCCTCCCGGCAACGATTTTGCGGAATACGGTAGTCGTGTCTACGGGGGCGTGGGTGCTAATTAAGCTGCAACCCGTGTTTGCAATTTCGCCCGTGGCTTTGAACGCAATGATTTGGATTGGTTCGGTGACGGCAGTCGGAGCGGCGCTAGTGGCGATCGCACAAATCGATATCAAGCGATCGCTATCCTACTCCGTTAGTGCCTATATGGGCCTCATCTTTATTGCCGTAGGAACCGAGCAAGATAATATCGCCCTGGTATTACTCTTAACTTACAGCGTTGCAATGGCGATTTTGGTGATGAGTATCGGCGGTATCGTCTGGAACAATATCACCCAAGATTTAACGAAATACGGCGGTTTGTGGTCGCGCCGCCCGATTTCCGGACTGTGTTACCTCGTTGGTGCAGCTTCCATCGTTTCCTTACCCCCCTTCGGCTGTTTCTGGGCGTTTTCCCAACTCGCGAATAACCTTTGGAATCAGGGACACCCCGTGCTAGTGGGAGTGATGGTATTGGTTAATGCGCTAACAGCCTTCAGTACTGGGCGCGAATTTTGTACCGTTTTTGGCGGAAAACCCACCGCGATGACACTCCGTTCGCCAGAAGGATTGTGGCCTTTGGTGCTACCGATGACCGTGATGGCGGGATTTGCTCTGCATCTGCCCTTGATTTTGCAGCAATTCAACCTGTTGCCGAGCCTCGAGACGATTTTAACCCCAGTCACGGCAGTTTTGGTGGCAGCCGCGATCGCGGGAGCCGGTTTGGCTGCTTTCATCTACCTCAACGACAGTATCCCCAAACCCATTGAACTGCCGTTTAAAGCCGTTCAAGACTTCTTTGCCTACGACCTTTACACGGCAGAATTCTACCGCCTCACCGTTGTCTCAGCAGTTGGACTCATCTCCACGCTCATTTACTGGGTGGATCGCTTCATCGTCGATGGTATCGTTAACCTGGTCGGTTTAGCGACTAACTTTAGCGGTCAAACCCTCAAATATAACGTCTCCGGGCAAACCCAGTTCTATGTCCTTTCGATTTTGCTGGGCGTTGCCGTATTGGGCGTTGTTGTCTGCTATCCGCTTTTGTCCGGGATTAGTTTGGTCTTCGCTCATTAG
- a CDS encoding NADH-quinone oxidoreductase subunit M: protein MLSTLLWLPLIGALTIALLPEKFDTQQLRRVTASFVAIILVITVYLLLQFNLQDSGMQFSEYHRWIEPIGLNYSVGVDGLSLPLIGLNVLLTGLAIYTKDEQEVKRPKMYYALVLLVNAGVTGALIAQNLLLFVIFYEVELIPFYLLISIWGGEKRGYAAMKFLLYTAVSGLLILAAFLGIGFLNPAQSFEYSAISTLDLSWTAQLVLLGLLLVGFGIKIPLVPLHTWMPDAYVESSPGTAILLGGILAKLGTYGLVRYGLGLFPETWEVVAPILATIGTVSVLYGALAAIAQRDLKRMVAYSSIGHMGYILVATAAGTKLSILGAVSQMISHGLILALLFYLVGIVERKAGTRDLDILNGLMNPIRGLPLTSALLIAAGMASAGIPGLVGFPAEFMVFQGSFASFPIPTLICIISSGLTAVYFVILLNRTCFGKLDNLRAYYPRTIAVERIPALVLTAIVLFLGVQPAWLVRWIQPYSNAIAADLNAFSQPALVQSAVKKIPPKGEQPILKVPQNGLLKLPKPNLK from the coding sequence ATGCTGAGTACGCTCCTCTGGTTGCCCTTAATCGGCGCTTTAACGATCGCCTTATTACCCGAAAAATTTGATACCCAACAACTCAGGCGAGTTACTGCCTCATTTGTTGCCATTATTTTGGTTATTACCGTTTATCTTTTGCTGCAATTTAACCTGCAAGATTCGGGAATGCAGTTTAGCGAATATCATCGCTGGATCGAACCGATTGGCTTAAATTATAGCGTTGGGGTCGATGGTTTATCCCTGCCCTTAATCGGTCTGAATGTATTACTAACGGGTTTAGCGATTTACACCAAAGACGAACAAGAAGTCAAGCGACCTAAGATGTATTATGCCCTTGTCTTGCTGGTCAATGCGGGCGTAACTGGGGCATTAATCGCCCAAAACTTACTGCTGTTCGTCATCTTTTATGAAGTCGAACTGATCCCGTTCTATCTCCTGATTAGTATCTGGGGTGGCGAAAAACGCGGTTATGCAGCGATGAAGTTTTTGCTCTACACGGCAGTTTCAGGACTGTTGATTTTAGCCGCTTTCTTGGGAATCGGATTTTTAAATCCCGCTCAAAGTTTTGAATACTCAGCAATTTCAACCCTAGATTTAAGTTGGACGGCGCAATTAGTTTTATTAGGCTTGCTTCTCGTCGGTTTCGGCATCAAAATTCCGCTGGTTCCCCTGCATACTTGGATGCCCGATGCTTACGTGGAATCTTCGCCCGGAACGGCAATTTTGTTAGGCGGTATTTTGGCAAAGTTGGGAACCTATGGTTTAGTGCGCTACGGTTTGGGCTTATTTCCCGAAACTTGGGAAGTCGTCGCTCCGATTTTAGCGACGATTGGGACGGTGAGCGTATTGTACGGAGCCTTGGCTGCGATCGCGCAACGAGATCTAAAACGCATGGTTGCCTACAGTTCCATCGGACACATGGGGTATATCCTCGTAGCGACTGCCGCCGGGACTAAATTAAGCATTCTCGGTGCTGTCTCGCAAATGATCAGCCACGGCTTAATTTTGGCGTTATTATTCTACTTAGTTGGGATCGTCGAACGCAAAGCGGGAACGCGCGATTTGGATATTCTTAACGGGTTGATGAATCCCATACGCGGTTTACCCCTCACCAGCGCCTTATTAATCGCGGCGGGTATGGCAAGCGCTGGAATTCCCGGATTAGTCGGTTTCCCCGCAGAATTCATGGTTTTCCAAGGAAGTTTTGCGAGCTTCCCCATTCCCACCTTGATTTGTATCATTTCTTCCGGTTTAACGGCTGTTTACTTTGTTATTCTCCTCAACCGCACTTGTTTCGGCAAGCTCGATAACCTACGTGCTTATTACCCGAGAACAATTGCAGTCGAACGCATCCCCGCTTTGGTTTTAACGGCTATCGTGCTGTTTTTGGGCGTACAGCCCGCTTGGTTAGTCCGTTGGATTCAACCCTACAGTAACGCGATCGCGGCAGATCTGAATGCCTTTTCTCAACCGGCTCTCGTGCAATCCGCCGTCAAGAAAATTCCTCCAAAAGGCGAGCAGCCCATTCTGAAAGTGCCGCAAAACGGGCTATTGAAATTGCCGAAACCGAATCTTAAATAG
- a CDS encoding carbonic anhydrase, producing the protein MKNIISNRVSRRNILKVGAGFLGTSSLAAAIGINLKPQPAAAQNKPLLLAKTDITPDQALQELMDGNRRFVENQRRNPNQTPARITEVAMSQSPFAAILGCADSRFPSEMVFDQGIGDLFVCRVAGNLATDEEIGSLEFGTQVLGAKVIMVVGHKRCGAVKAAIEGGRYPGRISTLTDSIQLAVERSMRMEGGDDKLEKAAKANVVYQVEKLLKSPIIGELVDSGQLKIVGGYYDLDSGEVSLVS; encoded by the coding sequence ATGAAAAACATCATTAGCAATCGCGTCTCTCGCCGAAATATCCTCAAAGTCGGGGCAGGATTTTTAGGCACTAGCTCGTTAGCCGCCGCGATCGGCATCAATCTCAAACCTCAACCCGCAGCCGCCCAAAATAAACCCCTATTACTCGCCAAAACTGACATCACTCCCGACCAAGCATTGCAGGAATTAATGGATGGCAATCGACGTTTTGTTGAAAATCAACGTCGAAATCCCAACCAAACTCCAGCCCGCATAACCGAAGTTGCAATGAGCCAATCGCCCTTCGCCGCAATTTTGGGGTGTGCCGACTCTCGCTTCCCATCTGAAATGGTTTTCGACCAAGGCATTGGCGATTTATTTGTCTGTCGCGTTGCCGGAAATTTAGCAACTGATGAGGAAATTGGTAGCTTGGAATTCGGCACGCAAGTGTTAGGCGCAAAGGTGATTATGGTCGTTGGCCATAAGCGCTGCGGTGCAGTCAAAGCAGCTATTGAAGGCGGGCGCTATCCGGGACGGATTAGTACCTTAACCGATAGCATTCAATTGGCGGTCGAACGTTCGATGCGGATGGAAGGTGGCGACGACAAATTAGAAAAAGCCGCGAAAGCGAACGTTGTTTATCAAGTCGAAAAGTTGCTGAAATCGCCGATTATTGGCGAACTGGTTGACAGCGGACAATTGAAAATTGTTGGCGGTTACTACGATTTAGACTCTGGAGAAGTCAGTTTGGTTTCTTAA
- a CDS encoding NAD(P)H-quinone oxidoreductase subunit N → MDFSSNIAAQLNAGTILPEGIVILTLMVVLIGDLILGRNSWRWLPYAAIAGLLLALVALYLQWDAPNTIGFLGSFNADKLSIAFRGIVALSTAVTILMSLRYVEQSGTSLAEFIGILLTATLGGMFLSGANELVTIFVSLETLSISSYLMTGYTKRDPRSNEAALKYLLIGASSSAIFLYGISLLYGLSGGETRLEAIATALQTSSNAESLGIAVALVFAIAGIAFKISAVPFHQWTPDVYEGSPTPVVAFLSVGSKAAGFALAIRLLVTAFGVVTEEWRFIFTALAILSMVLGNVVALAQSGMKRMLAYSSIGQAGFVTIGLIAGTDAGYSSTIFYLLVYLFMNLGAFACVILFSLNTGTDQISEYSGLYQKDPLLTLALSVCLLSLGGIPPLAGFFGKIYLFWAGWQAGLYGLVLLGLVTSVVSIYYYIRVVKMMVVKEPQEMSEAVKNYPNLPWSLSGMRPLQVGIVLSLIATSLAGILSNPLFALANDSVVKSPLLQSAIQQHQRAERVLPVATTSQIVVD, encoded by the coding sequence ATGGATTTTTCGAGCAATATTGCCGCTCAGCTTAATGCTGGGACGATTCTACCGGAGGGGATAGTTATCCTAACCCTGATGGTAGTTCTCATCGGGGATTTAATTTTGGGACGCAATTCTTGGCGCTGGCTTCCCTACGCCGCGATCGCCGGACTGCTCCTCGCCCTCGTTGCCCTATACTTGCAGTGGGATGCCCCGAATACGATTGGTTTTCTGGGCAGTTTCAACGCCGATAAACTCAGTATTGCCTTTCGCGGAATCGTCGCTCTCTCCACTGCTGTCACGATTTTGATGTCGCTGCGCTACGTGGAACAGTCAGGAACCTCCTTAGCCGAATTCATCGGCATTCTCTTAACCGCAACATTAGGCGGGATGTTCCTTTCCGGCGCAAACGAATTAGTAACGATCTTTGTTTCCCTAGAAACGCTCAGTATTTCCTCGTACTTAATGACGGGATATACCAAACGCGATCCGCGTTCTAACGAAGCAGCCCTGAAGTATTTACTGATTGGTGCATCGAGTTCTGCCATTTTCCTTTACGGTATTTCCTTACTGTACGGTTTGTCGGGAGGAGAAACGCGCTTAGAAGCCATTGCAACAGCCCTTCAAACTTCCAGCAACGCAGAATCCCTCGGGATTGCCGTTGCGCTAGTTTTCGCGATCGCCGGAATTGCCTTTAAAATCTCCGCAGTCCCCTTCCACCAATGGACTCCCGACGTTTACGAAGGTTCGCCCACTCCCGTTGTCGCCTTCCTTTCCGTCGGTTCTAAAGCCGCTGGATTTGCCCTCGCCATTCGCCTCCTCGTCACTGCTTTCGGAGTCGTTACCGAAGAATGGCGCTTCATCTTTACCGCCCTCGCGATTCTCAGCATGGTTCTCGGTAACGTCGTCGCCCTCGCCCAAAGCGGTATGAAGCGGATGCTTGCCTATTCCTCCATCGGACAAGCGGGTTTTGTCACCATTGGTTTAATTGCCGGTACAGATGCGGGCTACTCCAGCACGATTTTTTACCTACTCGTTTACCTGTTCATGAACTTAGGCGCATTCGCCTGCGTGATCCTCTTCTCCTTGAACACCGGAACCGACCAAATTAGCGAGTATTCGGGCTTATACCAAAAAGATCCCCTGCTGACCCTCGCTTTGAGCGTTTGTCTACTCTCCTTGGGCGGAATTCCCCCCCTCGCGGGATTTTTTGGCAAAATTTATCTGTTCTGGGCAGGCTGGCAGGCTGGACTTTACGGCTTAGTTCTCCTCGGTTTAGTCACGAGCGTTGTCTCGATTTACTACTACATTCGCGTTGTTAAGATGATGGTGGTAAAAGAACCGCAGGAAATGTCGGAAGCTGTAAAAAACTACCCGAATTTACCTTGGAGTTTGTCCGGAATGCGCCCCTTACAAGTGGGCATCGTCTTGTCATTAATTGCGACTTCTTTAGCTGGGATTTTATCGAATCCGCTGTTTGCGTTGGCGAACGATTCTGTTGTTAAATCGCCGCTCTTACAATCAGCCATTCAACAGCATCAACGGGCGGAGCGCGTGCTTCCCGTAGCGACGACGAGCCAAATTGTGGTCGATTAG
- a CDS encoding AbrB/MazE/SpoVT family DNA-binding domain-containing protein — MPNSYRISLFDDGLHQVLTIPSEFSLPGRDVLLRKEGDRLIIEPIKPCSLLSVLATLDSLTNE, encoded by the coding sequence ATGCCAAATTCCTACCGTATTTCTCTGTTTGATGACGGACTTCACCAAGTCCTCACGATTCCCTCTGAATTTTCCCTTCCAGGTCGGGATGTTTTACTCCGTAAGGAAGGAGATCGCTTGATTATCGAACCCATTAAACCCTGTTCCCTTCTTTCGGTACTCGCTACACTAGACAGTCTTACTAATGAATAA
- the pstS gene encoding phosphate ABC transporter substrate-binding protein PstS, whose product MLFSTATLRRMAAISVTTLALSASAFSAIAQAITLNGAGASFPKPLYDRYFAEIKSKKDIQVNYEAIGSGGGIRQFIADTVDFAGSDAVPKSTEKDQMKKGVLMVPTAGGAVAVIYNLPGVNNLQISRDILPKIFLGEITNWKQVAPNLPDKPIRVVVRSDGSGTTEIFTGHLAAISPTFNQKVGENKAPTWPGQTLGGEKNAGVAAVVQRTEGAIGYVQADYAFENSLRMAKVQNKVGQYLDPSIANANKAFDGVRFNPDFTTANANDPESGYPIIGVTWLLLKLNYDDPEKAQAVKDMVQWILTDGQNINNSLQYTKIPSAVAQQAIEEVNSKVKANP is encoded by the coding sequence ATGCTTTTCTCAACAGCGACGCTGCGCCGCATGGCAGCCATCTCAGTGACAACCTTGGCGCTCTCTGCCAGTGCATTCAGCGCGATCGCACAAGCAATAACCCTTAACGGTGCGGGTGCATCCTTTCCCAAACCCCTCTACGATCGCTACTTCGCCGAAATCAAGAGCAAAAAAGATATCCAAGTTAACTACGAAGCGATCGGAAGCGGTGGCGGTATCCGTCAATTCATTGCCGACACCGTTGACTTCGCTGGGAGCGATGCCGTTCCGAAAAGCACAGAAAAAGACCAAATGAAAAAGGGAGTCCTTATGGTTCCCACCGCAGGTGGGGCTGTTGCCGTTATCTACAACCTGCCGGGAGTTAACAACCTGCAAATCTCCCGCGATATCCTCCCCAAAATTTTCCTCGGCGAAATCACCAACTGGAAGCAGGTTGCGCCCAACCTTCCCGACAAACCGATTCGCGTCGTCGTTCGTTCCGACGGAAGCGGAACCACAGAAATTTTCACCGGCCACTTAGCAGCAATTAGCCCGACTTTTAACCAAAAAGTTGGCGAAAACAAAGCCCCGACTTGGCCGGGACAAACCCTCGGCGGCGAGAAAAACGCGGGTGTTGCGGCTGTCGTCCAGCGTACCGAAGGCGCGATCGGTTACGTTCAAGCCGACTACGCTTTTGAAAACAGTTTGAGAATGGCAAAGGTTCAAAATAAAGTCGGTCAATACCTCGATCCGAGCATCGCCAACGCTAATAAAGCATTTGATGGCGTTCGCTTCAATCCCGACTTTACTACCGCTAACGCCAACGATCCTGAAAGCGGCTATCCGATTATCGGCGTAACTTGGTTGTTACTCAAACTCAACTACGACGATCCCGAAAAAGCCCAAGCCGTTAAAGATATGGTTCAGTGGATTTTGACCGACGGTCAAAATATCAACAACTCGCTGCAATATACTAAGATTCCGAGCGCAGTTGCCCAGCAAGCGATCGAAGAAGTTAACAGTAAAGTTAAGGCTAATCCTTAA
- a CDS encoding CO2 hydration protein — protein MVQAIDKPNAPEAKIPLSNHPHADIIHRLEAGGSMLPDTPENLMQIIGIYKAYAVPMDFYWRDLLYIAEREFLNPLQFFKYFLPQEYLDLHNHYAGEDADYRVWRGEATAHPELLEFMEKGELKKKLPRIFHHLWHDRVNMEFAEACMRAMLWHQGMGGQFYDYIESEEYVANCDRAIKAYFKGNPLMLGLYKLFPNMFYEQVRQLSYYANLGLFWEVMAPVFFEMSDIYDEGGFKSVPDAMNFLVNGIFIAAGRPIYHNVYIRGECYEIIPKSKGFMWLYEAALPYVEAVFYRTAPFRGTKSYNAQAKQVPEEQKDFHYGILYADVFPVGTAGIPPTLLMQDMLHFLPPYLVDYYKQHCRGEDDVLIQLGITFQRSMYNVTSAVIQALRVALLYPLDDPNPKHLMANRKFFEAQMDRFLRPEARLRDIQNQDYR, from the coding sequence ATGGTACAAGCGATCGATAAACCCAACGCACCCGAAGCAAAAATCCCCTTATCGAACCACCCTCACGCCGATATTATTCATCGCCTCGAAGCAGGCGGTTCGATGCTGCCGGATACGCCGGAAAATTTAATGCAAATTATCGGCATTTATAAAGCTTATGCCGTGCCAATGGACTTTTATTGGCGGGATTTACTTTACATCGCCGAACGGGAGTTTTTAAACCCCTTGCAGTTCTTTAAATACTTCCTGCCGCAGGAATATTTAGATTTACACAATCACTATGCGGGCGAGGATGCCGACTATCGGGTTTGGCGCGGCGAAGCAACCGCCCATCCAGAACTTTTGGAGTTCATGGAAAAGGGAGAATTAAAGAAAAAATTGCCGCGCATCTTCCATCATTTATGGCACGATCGCGTCAATATGGAATTTGCTGAAGCCTGTATGCGAGCGATGCTCTGGCATCAGGGGATGGGCGGGCAGTTTTACGATTACATCGAAAGCGAGGAATACGTCGCAAATTGCGATCGCGCCATTAAAGCCTATTTTAAAGGCAACCCGTTAATGTTGGGATTGTACAAACTGTTTCCTAATATGTTCTACGAGCAAGTGCGGCAGTTGTCGTACTACGCCAACTTAGGACTATTTTGGGAAGTGATGGCTCCGGTTTTCTTTGAAATGAGCGATATTTATGACGAAGGGGGATTTAAATCCGTCCCCGATGCCATGAACTTCCTTGTTAATGGTATCTTTATCGCCGCCGGTCGTCCGATTTACCATAATGTTTATATTCGGGGAGAATGTTACGAAATTATCCCCAAATCGAAAGGTTTTATGTGGCTGTATGAAGCGGCTTTACCTTACGTCGAAGCCGTCTTCTATCGCACGGCTCCCTTCCGAGGCACAAAATCTTATAACGCCCAAGCCAAACAAGTTCCCGAAGAACAAAAAGATTTCCATTACGGCATTCTTTACGCCGATGTTTTCCCGGTGGGAACGGCTGGAATTCCGCCGACATTATTAATGCAAGATATGCTGCATTTCTTGCCGCCCTATTTAGTGGATTACTACAAACAACACTGTCGCGGCGAAGACGATGTGTTGATTCAGTTGGGGATTACCTTCCAGCGATCGATGTATAACGTAACCTCTGCCGTTATTCAAGCCTTGCGGGTTGCCTTATTGTATCCGTTAGACGACCCCAACCCGAAACATTTAATGGCAAATCGTAAGTTTTTTGAAGCGCAAATGGATCGATTTTTGCGCCCGGAAGCGCGGTTAAGAGATATTCAGAATCAAGACTATCGGTAA